In Synergistaceae bacterium, the following proteins share a genomic window:
- the glyS gene encoding glycine--tRNA ligase subunit beta, which yields MKPEDNAKDTKIEDVLLEIGTEEIPSRFFASMMGVFREQALEQFNGQRISFRDMEVYGTPRRMTLMVRGVAGKQDDLVATFRGPAWNVAFDPVGNPTRAAEGFAKSKGVDVASLKEVDVEGVHYAAAEVREAGRPVVSLLPELLPAIIGKLVFPKNMYWSDPGVRFARPIRWIVALMGSEVVPFRYGDVQSGRCSSGHRFRGNKTIEIPDVGSYMDRLYDNSVILDQEKRKQKLLTGIAALEHESGGDVELDPELIEENLYLVEYPVPFAGSFDERFLELPEEVLITSMKKNQKYFAVRREGKLTNSFVGVSNNRAVDMKTIQGGNERVLRARLEDAAFFWQEDLKYPLSSCVDRLKTIIYQEKLGSVYDKVMRTRELAGWLCARLGLSELTPLVERAALLSKADLVTHMVYEFPELQGVMGREYARVSGEDPRVALALYEQYLPRYASDSIPTDNVGAILGLAERLHVVVSCHKAGLEPTGSQDPYGLRRAARCINEILWGRELDVDVAAAVQNSAASNEVDEKTLNRILAFMEQRLLMQIREKGYDHELAVLAISVAKERPLQVLRLLEALTSVREEPWFAPLVTAAVRVRNILQKAEAVSDDVDLNLAVLPPEKALFEEIVRLEPLVTASLEKDDWKALMASLAELSPVVTKFFDDVLVMDPDDKVRANRFSILKRCDDLFRKVGDLGTLKI from the coding sequence ATGAAACCCGAAGACAACGCGAAGGATACAAAAATCGAGGACGTCCTGCTGGAGATCGGAACGGAGGAAATCCCCTCCCGCTTTTTCGCCTCCATGATGGGGGTGTTCAGAGAGCAGGCCCTGGAACAATTCAACGGCCAGAGGATTTCTTTCCGGGATATGGAGGTCTACGGCACGCCCCGGCGCATGACCCTCATGGTTCGCGGCGTCGCCGGAAAACAGGACGATCTTGTGGCCACCTTCAGAGGGCCGGCCTGGAACGTGGCCTTCGACCCCGTGGGAAACCCAACTCGCGCTGCGGAGGGCTTCGCCAAAAGCAAAGGGGTGGACGTGGCTTCCCTGAAGGAAGTGGACGTGGAGGGCGTGCATTACGCCGCCGCGGAAGTGCGGGAAGCGGGCAGGCCCGTGGTTTCTCTGCTTCCGGAACTGCTGCCCGCCATTATCGGGAAGCTGGTTTTTCCAAAAAATATGTACTGGAGCGATCCGGGAGTGCGCTTCGCCCGTCCCATACGCTGGATCGTGGCGCTGATGGGTTCCGAGGTTGTGCCCTTCCGGTATGGAGATGTTCAAAGCGGACGCTGTTCCAGCGGACATCGCTTCAGAGGGAACAAAACCATCGAAATCCCGGACGTGGGGAGCTACATGGACCGGCTCTACGACAACAGCGTCATCCTGGACCAGGAGAAGCGGAAGCAGAAGCTGCTGACGGGAATCGCCGCTCTGGAGCACGAGTCCGGCGGCGACGTGGAGCTGGACCCCGAACTGATCGAGGAAAATCTTTATCTGGTGGAGTATCCCGTTCCCTTCGCGGGCTCCTTCGACGAGCGTTTTCTGGAGCTCCCCGAGGAGGTGCTGATCACCTCCATGAAGAAAAATCAGAAATATTTCGCGGTGCGCAGGGAAGGAAAGCTGACGAACTCCTTTGTGGGGGTCAGCAACAACCGCGCCGTGGACATGAAGACCATCCAGGGAGGCAACGAGCGCGTCCTGCGGGCTCGATTGGAGGACGCCGCCTTTTTCTGGCAGGAAGACCTCAAATATCCCCTGTCCTCCTGCGTGGATCGTCTCAAAACCATTATTTATCAGGAAAAGCTGGGTTCCGTTTATGACAAGGTGATGCGGACCCGGGAACTGGCGGGCTGGCTTTGCGCCCGGCTGGGGCTCTCCGAGCTGACTCCCCTGGTGGAGCGGGCGGCGCTGCTTTCCAAGGCGGACCTGGTGACTCACATGGTCTACGAGTTTCCGGAGCTTCAGGGCGTCATGGGACGGGAATACGCCCGGGTGAGCGGCGAGGACCCTCGGGTGGCCCTGGCCCTTTACGAGCAGTACCTGCCCCGGTACGCCTCCGACTCCATTCCCACGGACAACGTGGGAGCCATTCTGGGGCTCGCCGAGCGTCTCCACGTGGTGGTGAGCTGCCACAAGGCCGGCCTGGAGCCCACGGGTTCGCAGGATCCCTACGGACTGCGCCGGGCCGCCCGCTGCATCAACGAAATCCTCTGGGGACGGGAACTGGATGTGGACGTGGCCGCGGCCGTGCAAAATTCGGCGGCCTCCAACGAGGTGGACGAAAAAACCCTGAACCGTATTCTGGCCTTTATGGAGCAGCGGCTCCTGATGCAGATTCGGGAAAAGGGATACGACCATGAGCTGGCCGTCCTTGCGATTTCCGTGGCGAAGGAGCGGCCCCTTCAGGTTCTGCGCCTTCTGGAGGCTTTGACCAGCGTCAGGGAAGAGCCCTGGTTCGCGCCCCTGGTGACGGCGGCGGTTCGGGTGCGCAACATCCTGCAAAAGGCGGAGGCGGTATCGGACGACGTGGATCTGAATCTGGCGGTTCTGCCCCCGGAAAAGGCCCTTTTTGAGGAAATCGTCCGGTTGGAACCGCTGGTGACGGCCTCTCTGGAAAAAGACGACTGGAAGGCCCTGATGGCATCTCTGGCCGAGCTGTCGCCCGTTGTCACGAAATTTTTCGACGATGTGCTGGTCATGGACCCCGACGACAAAGTTCGCGCCAATCGTTTCTCCATTCTGAAACGCTGTGACGATCTTTTCAGGAAAGTGGGAGATCTGGGGACCTTAAAGATTTAA
- a CDS encoding glycine--tRNA ligase subunit alpha, with the protein MNFQDIYFRLERFWAEQGCAVQQPYDMEVGAGTMNPATALRVLGPEPWRVAYVEPSRRPTDGRYGENPNRLQHYYQYQVIIKPAPANILDLYIQSLVSLGIDPAEHDIRFVEDDWENPTIGAWGLGWEVWLDGMEITQFTYFQQLGGIDMERVPAEITYGLERIAMYVQGVENVYDLTWTGKLSYGDVHLKSEIEYSHYNFEIADTVMLFQLFNMYEAEAGRILEAGFVQPAYDYVLKCSHAFNLLDARNAISVTERTGYIGRIRALAGRCCEGYVKQRQEMGYPFMGKFGEPDDSADQGGNA; encoded by the coding sequence TTGAATTTTCAGGATATTTATTTCAGGCTCGAACGTTTTTGGGCGGAGCAGGGGTGCGCCGTGCAACAGCCCTACGACATGGAGGTGGGGGCGGGAACCATGAACCCCGCCACGGCCCTTCGGGTGTTGGGCCCCGAACCCTGGCGGGTGGCCTATGTGGAACCCTCGCGTCGGCCCACGGACGGACGCTACGGCGAAAATCCGAACCGTCTGCAGCACTATTATCAATATCAGGTTATCATCAAACCCGCTCCCGCCAACATACTGGATCTTTATATCCAGAGCCTGGTGTCGCTGGGAATCGACCCCGCCGAACACGACATTCGTTTTGTGGAGGACGACTGGGAGAACCCGACGATCGGCGCCTGGGGGCTGGGCTGGGAGGTTTGGCTGGACGGGATGGAGATCACTCAGTTCACCTATTTTCAGCAGCTGGGCGGAATCGACATGGAGCGGGTTCCGGCGGAAATCACCTACGGCCTGGAGCGCATCGCCATGTACGTTCAGGGAGTGGAGAACGTCTACGATCTGACCTGGACGGGGAAACTCTCTTACGGAGACGTCCATTTGAAAAGCGAGATCGAGTATTCACATTATAATTTCGAAATCGCGGATACGGTCATGCTTTTTCAGCTTTTCAACATGTACGAGGCGGAAGCGGGCCGGATACTGGAAGCGGGTTTCGTTCAGCCGGCCTATGACTACGTTCTGAAATGTTCTCACGCCTTCAACCTGCTGGATGCCCGAAACGCCATCAGCGTCACGGAGCGCACCGGCTACATCGGCAGAATCCGGGCGCTGGCCGGGCGCTGCTGTGAAGGTTACGTGAAGCAGCGTCAGGAGATGGGGTATCCCTTCATGGGGAAATTTGGAGAACCGGACGACAGCGCCGATCAGGGGGGGAATGCCTGA
- the recO gene encoding DNA repair protein RecO encodes MAETGRGLGRQGFETASGVVLHRRVVREGDLLLTLFLRGLGKIRVSAGGAASGKVRFGGGTEPLVWGSFGLYRDRIGNFRLKNADVADDLLKLRGRAESLFAGVRWAKLLLARLPEEEGADDLLTALYWDMKLLEGREFPVQVVNFHFLWRWLKLWGLAPDLTLCVRCGKKLEAAFWTEDGLRCEDCSPQKGGWALSPGETAGLRVIAGMKASAVVAARETRPDLPEPDLFPKRLFDDAARRLEGLLEEI; translated from the coding sequence ATGGCTGAAACAGGACGCGGCCTGGGCCGGCAGGGCTTCGAAACAGCCTCGGGCGTGGTGCTTCATCGTCGCGTCGTGAGAGAGGGAGATCTGCTGCTCACGCTTTTTTTGAGAGGGCTGGGGAAGATTCGGGTCTCCGCCGGAGGGGCGGCCTCGGGGAAGGTGCGTTTTGGCGGCGGCACGGAGCCTCTGGTGTGGGGAAGTTTTGGCCTCTACAGGGACAGAATCGGCAACTTTCGCCTCAAAAACGCGGACGTCGCCGACGATCTGCTGAAGCTGCGGGGGAGAGCGGAGTCCCTTTTTGCGGGGGTGCGATGGGCAAAGCTGCTGCTCGCCCGTCTTCCGGAGGAGGAGGGTGCGGACGACCTCCTGACGGCCCTGTACTGGGATATGAAGCTCCTCGAGGGGCGGGAATTTCCCGTGCAGGTGGTGAATTTTCATTTTTTGTGGCGCTGGCTGAAACTTTGGGGACTGGCCCCGGACCTGACCCTCTGCGTTCGCTGCGGAAAAAAGCTGGAGGCGGCCTTTTGGACGGAAGACGGACTTCGCTGCGAAGACTGTTCTCCCCAAAAGGGCGGATGGGCGCTTTCCCCCGGGGAGACGGCCGGCCTGCGGGTCATCGCCGGAATGAAGGCCTCCGCCGTTGTGGCTGCCCGGGAGACCCGACCCGACCTTCCGGAACCGGACCTCTTTCCGAAGCGTCTTTTTGACGACGCGGCCCGTCGCCTGGAGGGGCTTTTGGAGGAAATCTGA
- the era gene encoding GTPase Era — protein MSEKIMRCGVVALMGRPNAGKSSLVNALLKSRVAIVSPKPQTTRNAVRCIYNDDRAQIVFTDTPGVHIPKNKLGRFLADSVFDALENADAICWLVDASDRKMSPEDQEVLRILEEVDRPVILVINKCDLSDASRALELYGKTRSFAGVATLSALRGTGVRELIDCLLPFLPQGEPWYDPEILMDTTERFLAGEIIRGQLLSLLRDEVPHCTAVEIEEYKSPEEYPDRKKLYVRANLIVETGGQKAILIGEKGNMLKNIGRGARLELEKITGHPVYLDIWVKVSPGWRQSDLVLRRLGYA, from the coding sequence ATGTCTGAAAAAATAATGCGGTGCGGCGTCGTCGCTCTCATGGGCCGTCCGAACGCGGGAAAGTCCTCCCTTGTCAACGCCCTTCTGAAGAGCCGGGTGGCCATCGTCTCTCCCAAACCGCAGACGACCCGCAACGCCGTGCGATGCATTTACAACGACGACAGGGCTCAGATCGTTTTTACGGACACGCCGGGAGTTCATATTCCCAAAAATAAACTGGGGCGGTTTCTGGCGGATTCCGTTTTCGACGCGCTGGAAAATGCCGACGCGATCTGCTGGCTGGTGGACGCCTCCGACCGGAAGATGAGCCCCGAAGACCAGGAAGTTCTGAGAATACTGGAAGAAGTGGACCGACCGGTGATTCTGGTGATCAACAAGTGTGACCTGAGCGATGCGTCCCGAGCCCTGGAGCTTTACGGCAAAACCCGTTCCTTCGCCGGAGTGGCGACCCTGTCGGCCCTTCGCGGAACCGGCGTCAGGGAGCTGATCGACTGTCTCCTGCCTTTTTTGCCCCAGGGGGAACCCTGGTACGACCCCGAAATTCTCATGGACACCACGGAGCGTTTTCTCGCGGGGGAAATCATCCGCGGTCAGCTGCTGTCTCTTCTTCGGGACGAAGTTCCCCACTGCACCGCCGTGGAAATCGAGGAATACAAAAGCCCGGAGGAATATCCGGACCGGAAAAAACTCTACGTTCGGGCGAACCTCATTGTGGAGACCGGAGGGCAGAAGGCCATCCTCATCGGCGAAAAGGGAAACATGCTGAAGAACATCGGCCGGGGAGCGAGACTCGAACTCGAAAAAATCACAGGACATCCCGTGTATCTGGACATCTGGGTGAAGGTCTCCCCGGGATGGCGTCAGTCGGACCTGGTGCTCCGAAGGCTGGGTTATGCCTGA
- a CDS encoding cytidine deaminase, with product MSETRTSDAENFQWPRSGVGAEELLEKARTAAENAYAPYSGFRVGAALMTSDGSVFSGCNVENASYGMSICAERNAVGAMIVAGHLDPVVIAVTGGENGEPCPPCGACRQVLLEFNPDLRVVLESPEKILILRVDLLLPLTFSLMKKN from the coding sequence ATGAGCGAAACGAGAACATCTGACGCCGAAAATTTTCAGTGGCCCCGGTCCGGCGTCGGCGCGGAAGAACTGCTTGAAAAAGCCAGAACGGCGGCGGAGAACGCTTATGCTCCCTATTCCGGATTTCGCGTGGGGGCGGCGCTCATGACATCGGACGGCTCTGTTTTTTCCGGCTGCAACGTGGAAAACGCCTCCTATGGAATGAGTATCTGCGCTGAACGTAACGCCGTAGGAGCCATGATCGTCGCGGGACACCTCGATCCCGTGGTCATCGCCGTAACGGGAGGCGAGAACGGCGAACCCTGCCCTCCCTGCGGGGCCTGCCGGCAGGTGCTGCTGGAGTTCAACCCTGATCTCCGCGTGGTGCTGGAATCGCCTGAAAAGATTCTCATATTGCGGGTGGATCTGCTTTTGCCTCTGACCTTTTCCCTGATGAAAAAAAATTGA
- a CDS encoding hemolysin family protein, whose amino-acid sequence MAGSHSNQASGRFEDGGGGPVMEGVLNGALLSALKGLLWLGILLVLSACCSAAETAITTTGRGKLLALQETHSFYRSFLQWIIDDVQRALTLCLIANNIVNIGASALATTLALHIFGQGALIWVVPVLTIFIVIFGEILPKSIAMIYSERILLIFSPVLRILGFLACPFTWLMQISVHWIGWLFKVDLKRQSPFVTREEIEQVVNIGEESGALEAMERRMIHGIIDFEDTRAYEIMVPRVDMVAVEDTETIGSAMKVFIEHGHSRLPVYNDNSDNIVGILYVKDTLKLLLASELDQPVSSLMREPKFVPDSIRTVELLESMRRDHIHIAVAVDEYGGISGIVTMEDLLEEIVGEIQDEYDQETPDLLEDEDGSYLVQGTMSLEDLSEALNYPFRSEDAESIAGLVLSLAGKFPEDNDEFEYGDWIIRVVDLEEHRIKLLRLTRKPKSTGEDQ is encoded by the coding sequence ATGGCAGGATCGCATTCGAACCAGGCTTCTGGACGTTTTGAGGACGGCGGAGGGGGCCCGGTGATGGAGGGCGTGCTGAACGGAGCTCTCCTGTCCGCGCTGAAGGGCCTTTTGTGGCTGGGTATTCTGCTGGTTCTGTCGGCCTGCTGCAGCGCCGCCGAAACGGCCATTACCACCACGGGGCGGGGAAAACTCCTGGCTCTGCAGGAGACGCATTCGTTTTACCGGTCGTTTTTGCAGTGGATAATCGACGACGTGCAGAGGGCTCTGACCCTGTGCCTGATCGCGAACAACATCGTCAACATCGGGGCCAGCGCGCTGGCGACGACGCTGGCTCTGCATATCTTCGGGCAGGGGGCGCTGATTTGGGTCGTGCCTGTCCTGACGATTTTCATCGTTATTTTTGGTGAAATTTTGCCGAAAAGCATCGCCATGATTTATTCAGAACGAATTCTCCTGATTTTTTCGCCGGTTTTGCGGATTTTGGGTTTTCTGGCCTGTCCCTTCACCTGGCTGATGCAGATCAGCGTCCACTGGATCGGCTGGCTTTTCAAGGTCGATCTGAAACGGCAGAGTCCCTTCGTCACCCGGGAGGAAATCGAGCAGGTCGTCAACATCGGCGAGGAAAGCGGGGCTCTGGAGGCCATGGAGCGCCGCATGATTCACGGCATCATCGACTTCGAGGACACCCGCGCCTACGAAATTATGGTTCCCAGGGTGGATATGGTGGCCGTGGAGGACACGGAAACCATCGGCAGCGCCATGAAGGTTTTTATCGAACACGGCCACTCCCGCCTTCCCGTGTACAACGACAACTCCGACAACATTGTGGGGATACTCTACGTCAAGGACACTCTGAAGCTCCTTCTGGCCTCCGAACTGGACCAGCCCGTGAGTTCCCTGATGCGTGAACCCAAATTTGTCCCCGACAGCATTCGTACGGTGGAGCTGCTGGAATCCATGCGGAGGGATCACATTCACATCGCCGTGGCGGTGGACGAGTACGGAGGCATTTCCGGCATCGTCACCATGGAGGACCTGCTGGAGGAGATCGTCGGGGAGATTCAGGACGAGTACGACCAGGAAACGCCCGACCTTCTGGAGGATGAGGACGGTTCTTATCTCGTGCAGGGGACCATGAGCCTTGAGGACCTGAGCGAGGCGCTGAACTATCCTTTCCGCTCCGAGGACGCCGAGAGCATCGCGGGGCTGGTGCTTTCTCTGGCGGGCAAGTTTCCCGAGGACAACGACGAATTCGAGTATGGAGACTGGATCATCCGGGTGGTGGACCTCGAAGAGCACCGCATAAAACTGCTTCGCCTCACGAGGAAACCCAAAAGTACGGGGGAAGATCAATGA
- the ybeY gene encoding rRNA maturation RNase YbeY has product MKLLLHVDATEEGDPQSWRKWTDLLSPDVIGEFGKVFGEELTLFCPEAERYGVAEISVSFSSEADMREINENFRNMDEATDVLSFPLWEEDGRFVPAPEVPELLPLGDIVICPEEAGRLHEGLSPAGGLCLMLAHGFLHLLAQDHDTPEKEAAMWEWQDRIRTRLLDVLRTAEGAR; this is encoded by the coding sequence GTGAAGCTGTTGTTGCATGTCGACGCGACGGAAGAAGGCGATCCGCAAAGTTGGCGGAAATGGACGGATTTACTGAGTCCGGACGTGATCGGAGAATTTGGAAAAGTTTTCGGAGAAGAACTGACGTTATTCTGCCCGGAAGCGGAGCGTTATGGCGTGGCGGAAATTTCCGTGTCCTTTTCGAGTGAAGCGGACATGCGGGAAATCAATGAAAATTTCCGGAATATGGACGAGGCGACGGACGTTCTTTCCTTTCCCCTGTGGGAGGAGGACGGCCGTTTTGTTCCGGCGCCGGAGGTCCCCGAGCTGCTTCCCCTGGGGGACATCGTGATTTGTCCCGAAGAAGCGGGCCGGCTCCATGAAGGTCTTTCTCCCGCAGGGGGCCTGTGCCTGATGCTGGCTCATGGTTTTTTGCATCTTCTGGCCCAGGACCATGACACGCCGGAAAAGGAAGCGGCCATGTGGGAATGGCAGGATCGCATTCGAACCAGGCTTCTGGACGTTTTGAGGACGGCGGAGGGGGCCCGGTGA
- a CDS encoding HDIG domain-containing protein — protein sequence MIRKLYRAYGIPVLLLLLVGGAVVALQWLYASERYSFSEGKLSPRTYSVVTPMKYTDLGMTGTLKSAAEKAVAGVVIRDVGVLERMNERLDEFRNALLGGNKSGNKKEKEKEDASFSPELLEALRGLPEERREILLDFAGQTGRTYFQKVASADMPVPGQDSTELWAEINKLELSDEEQNLLYQVILTILDFHYRVDSQLTTMVRNVVGGAVPPVERRLEVGSVIVERGQMITPQIAILLRLQGYTEDAFPVVQLIVVALLLLILPMWLDISIGDVIYDRPSWGCIVFVFGLGWVCEAAASHLNTPGAGILASVMMAYLCMPCRMAFNVCMAGAASGVFLITGLSVYSTLLLVISSLLAPMAGYYALSKIESREHLVYRVFLLALLLALAKVPILWLQGYPITVETLRLSPLGETWRMCGRFLLFDLATTFLAISLLPMIEGYIGVFSVLRMRELSHPSSPLLRKLQVEAPGTYHHCLMIGTLAEVVAEELHINENLLKTGAYYHDIGKMRHPRFFVENQRGGENIHDTLSPTLSALAIIAHVRDGLEMAAEFGLPKKVKQFISEHHGTTSLAYFYRKAKAAGENVDIDQFRYPGPKPQSRETALLMLLDSSEAAMRAEGKKIQTILDIQEVIERVIALKQAEGQLDDVNLTFRELTRIKEALLRAFQSMYHTRRVKEIKENKDSKENQENRKEQAGKA from the coding sequence GTGATCCGTAAACTCTACAGGGCCTACGGCATCCCCGTCCTTCTTCTGCTGCTGGTGGGAGGAGCTGTTGTGGCGCTGCAGTGGCTCTACGCTTCTGAGCGGTACAGTTTTTCGGAGGGAAAACTCTCTCCCCGTACCTACAGCGTCGTCACCCCGATGAAATACACCGACCTGGGCATGACGGGGACGCTGAAGAGCGCGGCCGAAAAAGCCGTGGCAGGGGTTGTGATTCGGGACGTAGGGGTTCTTGAGCGCATGAACGAACGGCTGGACGAATTCCGGAACGCCCTTCTCGGCGGCAATAAAAGCGGCAATAAAAAAGAGAAGGAAAAGGAAGACGCTTCGTTTTCCCCGGAGCTGCTGGAGGCGCTGCGTGGGCTTCCCGAGGAACGTCGGGAGATTCTTTTGGATTTCGCCGGTCAGACGGGACGGACGTATTTTCAGAAGGTGGCCTCCGCGGACATGCCGGTTCCGGGGCAGGACTCCACCGAGCTCTGGGCGGAAATCAACAAACTCGAACTGTCGGACGAGGAGCAGAATCTTCTCTACCAGGTAATTCTGACGATTCTCGATTTTCATTACCGGGTGGACTCCCAGCTGACGACGATGGTGCGAAACGTCGTAGGAGGCGCGGTGCCCCCCGTGGAGCGCCGGCTGGAGGTGGGGAGCGTCATCGTGGAGCGGGGGCAGATGATCACGCCTCAGATCGCGATCCTGCTGAGGCTCCAGGGGTATACGGAAGACGCCTTCCCGGTGGTCCAGCTGATCGTAGTGGCTCTGTTGCTGCTCATCCTGCCCATGTGGCTGGACATTTCCATCGGAGATGTGATTTACGACAGACCTTCCTGGGGCTGCATCGTCTTCGTGTTCGGCCTGGGGTGGGTCTGCGAGGCGGCGGCGTCCCATCTCAACACCCCGGGAGCGGGCATTCTGGCCTCGGTGATGATGGCTTATCTTTGTATGCCCTGCCGGATGGCTTTCAACGTCTGTATGGCCGGAGCGGCTTCGGGGGTGTTCCTGATTACGGGATTGTCCGTTTACAGTACCCTGTTGCTGGTGATCTCCAGTTTGCTGGCCCCCATGGCGGGATATTACGCTCTGTCCAAAATAGAATCCCGGGAACACCTCGTGTACAGGGTTTTCCTGCTGGCGCTTCTCCTGGCTCTGGCAAAGGTGCCTATCCTGTGGCTTCAGGGGTACCCCATCACCGTGGAAACTCTCCGGCTGAGCCCTCTGGGAGAAACCTGGCGCATGTGCGGACGGTTTCTTCTGTTTGACCTGGCGACGACGTTTCTGGCGATTTCTCTCCTGCCCATGATCGAGGGGTACATCGGGGTTTTTTCCGTTTTGAGAATGAGAGAGCTGAGTCATCCCTCCAGCCCTCTGCTCCGGAAACTGCAGGTGGAGGCCCCCGGTACCTATCATCATTGTCTGATGATCGGGACTCTGGCGGAGGTTGTGGCGGAGGAGCTGCACATCAATGAAAATCTTCTGAAGACGGGAGCCTATTACCACGACATCGGAAAAATGCGTCACCCCCGCTTCTTCGTGGAGAACCAGAGGGGCGGCGAAAATATTCACGATACGCTGTCTCCCACGCTTTCGGCGCTGGCCATCATCGCCCACGTTCGGGACGGTCTGGAAATGGCCGCCGAGTTCGGGCTGCCCAAAAAGGTGAAACAGTTCATCTCGGAACATCACGGCACCACGTCTCTCGCCTACTTCTACAGAAAGGCCAAAGCCGCGGGGGAAAATGTGGACATCGACCAGTTCCGGTATCCGGGGCCCAAACCCCAGTCACGGGAGACGGCGCTTCTGATGCTGCTGGATTCCTCGGAGGCCGCCATGCGCGCGGAAGGCAAAAAAATTCAGACCATCCTTGACATTCAGGAGGTTATTGAACGGGTCATCGCCCTCAAGCAGGCGGAGGGGCAGCTCGACGACGTGAATCTGACGTTTCGGGAGCTGACCCGGATAAAAGAGGCTCTTCTCAGAGCTTTTCAATCCATGTATCATACCAGGAGAGTCAAAGAAATCAAAGAGAACAAAGACAGCAAAGAAAATCAGGAAAATCGGAAAGAACAGGCGGGAAAAGCCTGA
- a CDS encoding PhoH family protein, translating into MPAAWSENVEITGEGAMLRISGANDENLEAIEARYPVNLVARGCRIQINGPDEEPVKIVSNLLRQLSAVAGKGYDVHPTDVRHAMDALAEGGELHLESLYSDVICTTAKGKPIRAKTAGQRAYVQAIRENDILFAVGPAGTGKTYLAVCEAVSMLKSGNVTRVILVRPAVEAGESLGFLPGDLREKVEPYVRPLYDAFYELLSPERFARYVDKGVIEIAPLAYMRGRTLNESFIILDEAQNTTPEQMKMFLTRLGFGSKAVVTGDVTQIDLPSGRESGLNCVRSILQGIPGIDFFDLTHADVVRHEIVQKVVQAYERYEQRHRS; encoded by the coding sequence ATGCCGGCCGCCTGGTCGGAGAATGTGGAAATAACGGGAGAAGGCGCGATGCTGCGTATCTCGGGGGCCAACGATGAAAATCTGGAGGCCATCGAAGCGCGCTATCCCGTGAATCTTGTGGCGCGGGGGTGTCGCATTCAGATCAACGGCCCCGACGAAGAGCCGGTGAAAATCGTTTCCAATCTGCTGCGGCAGCTTTCCGCGGTGGCCGGGAAGGGATACGACGTGCATCCCACGGATGTGAGGCACGCCATGGACGCACTGGCGGAAGGCGGTGAACTGCACCTGGAAAGCCTTTACTCGGATGTCATCTGTACGACTGCCAAGGGGAAACCCATAAGGGCCAAAACGGCGGGACAGCGTGCTTACGTGCAGGCCATTCGCGAAAACGACATCCTTTTTGCCGTGGGACCGGCGGGGACGGGAAAAACCTATCTGGCGGTCTGCGAGGCGGTTTCGATGCTGAAATCGGGAAACGTCACCCGGGTGATTCTCGTGCGCCCCGCGGTGGAGGCCGGGGAGAGCCTGGGCTTCCTTCCGGGGGACCTTCGGGAGAAAGTGGAGCCTTACGTCCGTCCTCTGTACGACGCCTTCTACGAGCTTCTTTCCCCTGAGCGGTTCGCCCGGTACGTGGACAAGGGAGTCATTGAGATCGCTCCTTTGGCCTATATGCGGGGACGCACCCTGAACGAGAGTTTTATTATTCTGGATGAAGCTCAGAACACCACTCCCGAACAGATGAAGATGTTTCTGACCCGCCTCGGCTTCGGGTCGAAGGCCGTGGTCACGGGCGACGTGACGCAGATCGACCTTCCCTCGGGCAGGGAATCGGGGCTGAACTGCGTGCGCTCCATTCTGCAGGGCATTCCGGGGATCGATTTTTTCGACCTGACTCACGCGGACGTGGTGCGTCACGAAATTGTGCAGAAAGTCGTCCAGGCTTACGAGCGATATGAACAGCGGCACAGGTCATAA